The following are encoded in a window of Solidesulfovibrio magneticus RS-1 genomic DNA:
- a CDS encoding Tex family protein: protein MTEKHAALIAKELSVAPRQVAAVAGLLADGATIPFIARYRKEATGSLDEVVVAAVRDRLQQLADLDKRRAAILESLTERDLLTDALARDIEAAQDMARLEDLYLPHRPKRRTRAAMARERGLEPLAELLMRQRGVPPEKEAARFVNPEKDVADVAAALAGARDIMAEAISEDAANRAVLRDLFAKRGRIVSRLVKGKEADAANYRDFFERDEAVRAVAGHRALAMFRGEREGLLALSLRPVEDEALRQLTRLVVTGRGKDSEQVAEAAADAYKRLLGPSLENELRASLKDRADREAIAIFAANLRQVLLAAPLGQARVLALDPGFRTGAKLAVLDAQGNLLHYETIFPTGSERQRDQAAETLRQLCAAQAIEAIAVGNGTAGRETERFVADLGLGVPVILVNEAGASIYSASETARNEFPDLDLTVRGAVSIGRRLMDPLAELVKIDPKSIGVGQYQHDVDQAALRKALDEVVSSCVNAVGVDLNTASVELLTAVSGLGPSLAANIVAHRKENGPFRSRAELRKVKRLGPKAFEQAAGFLRLRGGPPLDATAVHPERYALVGRMAKDLGCAVTDLIAKASLREGIEPARYVAGDVGLETLRDILAELAKPGRDPRPTFSAFAFAEGVSELADLRPGMRLPGRVTNVTAFGAFVDVGVHRDGLVHVSHLADAYVVDPAKVVAAGQEVMVTVLAIDKERGRLSLSMKSEPQATTG, encoded by the coding sequence ATGACCGAAAAACACGCCGCCCTTATCGCCAAGGAACTGTCCGTCGCCCCGCGCCAGGTGGCGGCCGTGGCCGGACTGCTCGCCGACGGGGCCACGATTCCGTTTATCGCCCGCTACCGCAAGGAAGCCACCGGCTCCCTGGACGAGGTGGTCGTGGCCGCCGTGCGCGACCGCCTCCAACAACTGGCCGACCTGGACAAACGCCGGGCCGCCATCCTGGAATCCCTGACCGAACGCGACCTCTTGACCGACGCCCTGGCCCGGGACATCGAGGCCGCCCAGGACATGGCCCGGCTGGAAGACCTCTACCTGCCCCACCGCCCCAAGCGCCGCACCCGGGCGGCCATGGCCCGGGAACGGGGACTGGAGCCCCTGGCCGAACTGCTCATGCGCCAACGCGGCGTGCCCCCGGAAAAAGAGGCGGCCCGGTTCGTCAATCCCGAAAAGGACGTGGCCGACGTCGCCGCCGCCCTGGCCGGGGCGCGCGACATCATGGCCGAGGCCATAAGCGAGGACGCCGCCAACCGGGCCGTCCTGCGCGATCTTTTCGCCAAGCGCGGCCGCATCGTCTCGCGTCTGGTCAAGGGCAAGGAAGCAGACGCCGCCAACTATCGGGATTTCTTCGAGCGCGACGAAGCCGTGCGCGCGGTGGCCGGCCACCGCGCCCTGGCCATGTTTCGCGGCGAGCGCGAGGGGCTTTTGGCCCTTTCCCTGCGCCCGGTCGAGGACGAGGCCCTGCGCCAGCTCACGCGCCTGGTGGTCACGGGCCGGGGCAAGGACAGCGAACAGGTGGCCGAGGCGGCCGCCGACGCCTACAAGCGCCTGCTTGGGCCGTCGCTGGAAAACGAACTGCGCGCCAGCCTCAAGGACCGGGCCGACCGGGAGGCCATCGCCATCTTCGCGGCCAATCTGCGCCAAGTGCTCCTGGCCGCGCCCCTGGGACAGGCCCGGGTGCTGGCCCTGGACCCCGGGTTTCGCACCGGGGCCAAGCTGGCCGTCCTGGACGCCCAGGGCAACCTACTCCACTACGAGACCATCTTCCCCACCGGCTCCGAGCGCCAGCGCGACCAGGCGGCCGAGACCCTGCGCCAGCTGTGCGCCGCCCAGGCCATCGAGGCCATCGCCGTGGGCAACGGCACGGCCGGGCGCGAGACCGAACGCTTCGTGGCCGACCTGGGCTTGGGCGTGCCGGTGATCCTGGTCAACGAGGCTGGGGCGTCGATCTACTCGGCTTCGGAAACGGCCCGCAACGAATTCCCGGACCTCGACCTGACCGTGCGGGGCGCGGTAAGCATCGGCCGCCGGCTCATGGACCCCCTGGCCGAACTGGTCAAGATCGACCCCAAATCCATTGGCGTGGGCCAGTACCAGCACGACGTGGACCAGGCCGCCCTCAGGAAGGCCCTGGACGAGGTCGTGTCCAGCTGCGTCAACGCCGTGGGCGTGGATCTCAACACGGCCAGCGTGGAGCTGCTCACCGCCGTCTCGGGCCTGGGGCCAAGCCTTGCCGCCAACATCGTGGCCCACCGCAAGGAAAATGGCCCTTTCCGATCCCGGGCCGAACTGCGCAAGGTCAAGCGCCTTGGTCCCAAGGCTTTCGAGCAGGCAGCCGGTTTTTTGCGCCTTCGCGGCGGGCCGCCCCTGGACGCCACGGCCGTGCATCCCGAGCGCTACGCCCTGGTCGGCCGCATGGCCAAGGACCTGGGCTGCGCCGTGACCGACCTCATCGCCAAGGCGAGCCTGCGGGAAGGCATCGAGCCGGCCCGCTACGTCGCCGGCGACGTGGGCCTGGAGACCCTGCGCGACATCCTGGCCGAACTGGCCAAGCCCGGGCGCGACCCACGCCCCACGTTTTCGGCCTTCGCCTTTGCCGAGGGAGTGAGCGAACTGGCCGATCTGCGTCCGGGGATGCGGCTGCCGGGCCGGGTCACCAACGTCACGGCCTTTGGCGCGTTCGTGGATGTGGGCGTACACCGCGACGGCCTTGTGCACGTGAGCCATCTGGCCGACGCCTACGTGGTCGATCCGGCCAAGGTGGTGGCGGCCGGGCAGGAGGTCATGGTGACGGTGCTGGCCATCGACAAGGAGCGGGGGCGGCTGAGCCTGAGCATGAAGTCCGAGCCGCAAGCAACCACGGGATAA
- a CDS encoding nicotinate phosphoribosyltransferase translates to MPNLPPRHQPYTDKYFLRSRHILEKEGLNPWITVQVFFRNGPGKIAGVGEAAAAFLAYSPLMEHGGQVWALAEGEAFSPLEPVMRIEGPIGDVIELETFYLGILTARTSLANDVPRPDPLAATAKAAALRQILPGKDLLYFGARHWHWSLEEELCRAAVAGGFDSCATDAGARAAGLPAGVGTIPHALVLAFAHRFGPKRATREAALAFDRHIEPTCPRIALVDTFNKEIDDALDTARALGERLWGVRLDTSGELIGQGGATFDGRPYLTGPGVTVAGVRAVRQALDAAGFAHVNIVLSSGFGDPAKAAAFAADEARHGRLFEAVGVGGLFDAWYATADIVRIEGQPLAKAGRSLRDNPRLRRVV, encoded by the coding sequence ATGCCCAATCTCCCCCCGCGCCACCAGCCCTACACCGACAAATACTTCCTGCGCTCGCGCCATATCCTGGAAAAAGAAGGCCTCAACCCGTGGATTACGGTGCAGGTCTTTTTTCGAAATGGTCCCGGGAAAATCGCCGGCGTTGGCGAGGCGGCCGCCGCGTTTTTGGCCTATTCGCCCTTGATGGAGCATGGCGGCCAGGTCTGGGCCCTGGCCGAGGGCGAGGCCTTTTCGCCCCTGGAGCCGGTGATGCGCATCGAAGGCCCCATTGGCGACGTCATCGAGCTGGAGACGTTCTACCTCGGCATCCTGACCGCCCGCACCAGCCTGGCAAACGACGTTCCCCGGCCCGATCCCCTGGCCGCAACCGCCAAGGCGGCGGCCCTACGCCAGATCTTGCCGGGCAAGGATCTCCTGTATTTCGGCGCCCGCCACTGGCACTGGTCCCTGGAAGAGGAACTCTGCCGGGCGGCCGTGGCCGGCGGTTTCGATTCCTGCGCCACCGACGCCGGCGCCCGGGCCGCCGGCCTGCCCGCCGGGGTCGGCACCATTCCCCACGCCCTGGTCCTGGCCTTCGCCCATCGCTTCGGCCCCAAGCGGGCCACCCGCGAAGCCGCCCTGGCCTTTGACCGCCACATCGAGCCGACCTGTCCGCGCATCGCCCTTGTCGACACCTTCAACAAGGAAATCGACGACGCCCTGGACACGGCCCGGGCGCTGGGGGAGCGCTTGTGGGGCGTGCGCCTGGACACCTCGGGCGAACTGATCGGCCAGGGCGGCGCGACCTTTGACGGCCGCCCCTACCTGACCGGCCCCGGCGTCACCGTGGCCGGCGTGCGGGCTGTGCGCCAGGCCCTGGATGCGGCCGGCTTTGCCCACGTCAACATCGTGCTGTCCAGCGGCTTTGGCGATCCGGCCAAGGCGGCCGCCTTTGCCGCCGACGAGGCGCGTCATGGCCGGCTGTTCGAGGCCGTGGGCGTGGGCGGCCTCTTTGACGCCTGGTACGCCACCGCCGACATCGTGCGCATCGAGGGCCAGCCCCTGGCCAAGGCCGGCCGGAGCTTGCGCGACAACCCCCGCCTGCGGCGCGTTGTGTGA